GGAACAGGGTAAGGGTGGCACCCCTGGAAGCCATCGACGGAACACCGGTCGTGGACATCAAGCCCGTGCTGCCGCAATCGGCGGACTCATAACAATTCGACCAGGGATGCCGTTATCTGGCGGAGCCGGTCAGTTCGAAGGCGGCCCAGAAGAAGGGGTGGCCGTATTTCTCTTTTGTCTTCAGCTGCGCGCGCCTCAAGGCCTCCTGCTTGTTCGTTGCCTTCAGGGCGCTGTAGAACTCCGTCATAAGGTGTGACGTTGCCATGTCGTCGACCTTCCAGAGGCTCGACACGACGGTGCTGCTTCCCGCGTACAGGAAGCCGCGCGTCAGACCCACCACGTCATCGCCGTTTGCCACCTTGCCGAGCCCCGTTTCGCACGCGCTCAAGGTGACAAGGTCCGCCTCGAACCGCATCGAGTAGAGGTTGTCGACGGTGAGCCTCCCGTCGCTCTGCCCGTCGCGGGCAAGGAGCAGGGCCGACTTGAGGGGCGCGTCGGGATCGAACTGGCCATGAGTGGCGAGATGTATGTAGTTGAAGCCGGTGCCGAACTTCCTCAGGGCAGTCTCCGTCGCTTTTTCACGCACGAGGACCATCGATCCGGCACGGGACGCGGCCACGGCCACAGCTTCATTCTGGGCGTACTTGAGATCGTACTTCGGATCGCCGAGGTCGGGGTTGCCGAAGGCAAAAATGCCGGGGCGGTCGGACGATCTCCTGGTCCTCAGGTACTTGCTCACGCTCGCGCTCGGCAGCATGCGGATGCCGCAGCGTTCGATGAGGTAGCGCTGGCCGTCGTGGAGCGCGCTAAAGGGAAGATAGTGGAGCACGCCGTGGGGAACGATCACCAGGTTCGGCTTGGCGAGGCTGCCTTCGACGGAACCCAGGATCTGTTTGTAGAGACGCCGGCACAGAGGCAGGGGATCGCCGGAGCGGGGGTCAGCGATAAGGCTTCGAAGAAGGCGGATGTCATCGACAAGAGGCCCCTTCTTCACCCTGGTCGATCTCAACGTGCCGTCGGACAGGAGAAAGATGTAGATGTCGTTGTCGTCGTAGTAGTACTCGACAAGCGCTTCATCGGCACCGATGAGACGCTGAAGCTCGGCGAGGGGAAGGGATGTGACGCTGACAAGAGAAGCCAGTTCGGGAGACTGCCCCCGTATCTGTTCTCTCGTCTCAACACTGCGCGTGCGGTTCTGTGAGCTCGAGGGAGAAAGGTCCTGGATCACTGCCTCCTGTTCTTCCCTCTTGATGATGCCCAGCAGGTGAAGCACCTTTTCCCTGTCCGCGCCCGCGACGGAGAAGTCCTGTTTCTCCGCCAGGAGATCGACGAGGGTCCTTGACTTCGAGCGTTCAACGTAGTCGAAGGCGGCCTCGTACTGCCCGCTCGCGTGGAATGAGGCTATCAACCGCCTGTACGCTTCCTGCTTGTCCCCGACGAACCCGATCTTGTTCGTTTCCGTGTTGATGGTGGAACGCTGGGACTCGATCACCTCGATCGCCCGGCGGTAGAGATCAATGGCCTCGGGGAGCCTGCCCTGCTTCTCGGCGACCCGGCCCCTCTCAAAGAGGGTGAGCCAGTAGATCTCGCCGTTATCGGCGATCCGGGCGTTCCGCAGCATGACGTCAAGGGTCTTCCCTGCCTCCTCGAGATTGCCGAGTTCCGAGAGGCATTTGCCCCGGATCATCAATTTCGGCAGCGTGAGATAGACTGTCTCCACGGCATCGTCTCCCGAGTATCCCCAGGCTACGTTGTTGATGAACCATACCGACCGCGCGAGGATGCTGTCCTCGTCCTTGACGTATTCGAAGGCCTTATTGTACTGGCCGAGCGCCATGTTGACCCTTGCCAGCGCGTTGGCGCGAAACGTGGTTGTGAAGGCGATGCCCATAAAGCCCAGCGAGAAATTCTCCAGTTCTTCGGCCTGTGTCCTGGCGCTTTTCGTGTCTCCACCCAGGGCGTGTGCCAATCCCAGGGTGCCCATGAGCGACAGGCGATAGATCTTGGGGGACCATATCCCCGTCGTCATGTGGTCGCGCACCTTGCCGAGGGCCGTCTTTGCCTCCCTGACGGCCTCATTGTACTGGCCGAGTTCGATGAGCGCCTCGGCCCGAAGCATGTTGGGCAGGGGTGTCCCGTCAGAGTTCGCCACGAAGAGTTTGTCCGTTTCCAGGACGTAGTCACCCGACTGGACGCGTTTTTCCAGCTTGTCGAGGCAGTCAAAGAGCTTGTTGTATCTTTTCAGCCTTGAGTACGCAACGCACAGATAACCCAGCAGCGACGCGTCGGGTTCCTTCTGCGAGGCCGCAAGCCTCTGTTCCGCCGCTTTCTCCAGGTCCCTGTAACGCCCCAGCATCTGAAGGTCCGTCA
This genomic stretch from Syntrophorhabdus sp. harbors:
- a CDS encoding CHAT domain-containing protein — translated: MRRVPSQYYPVIIVAVVCTLFWCVFADAATLTDLQMLGRYRDLEKAAEQRLAASQKEPDASLLGYLCVAYSRLKRYNKLFDCLDKLEKRVQSGDYVLETDKLFVANSDGTPLPNMLRAEALIELGQYNEAVREAKTALGKVRDHMTTGIWSPKIYRLSLMGTLGLAHALGGDTKSARTQAEELENFSLGFMGIAFTTTFRANALARVNMALGQYNKAFEYVKDEDSILARSVWFINNVAWGYSGDDAVETVYLTLPKLMIRGKCLSELGNLEEAGKTLDVMLRNARIADNGEIYWLTLFERGRVAEKQGRLPEAIDLYRRAIEVIESQRSTINTETNKIGFVGDKQEAYRRLIASFHASGQYEAAFDYVERSKSRTLVDLLAEKQDFSVAGADREKVLHLLGIIKREEQEAVIQDLSPSSSQNRTRSVETREQIRGQSPELASLVSVTSLPLAELQRLIGADEALVEYYYDDNDIYIFLLSDGTLRSTRVKKGPLVDDIRLLRSLIADPRSGDPLPLCRRLYKQILGSVEGSLAKPNLVIVPHGVLHYLPFSALHDGQRYLIERCGIRMLPSASVSKYLRTRRSSDRPGIFAFGNPDLGDPKYDLKYAQNEAVAVAASRAGSMVLVREKATETALRKFGTGFNYIHLATHGQFDPDAPLKSALLLARDGQSDGRLTVDNLYSMRFEADLVTLSACETGLGKVANGDDVVGLTRGFLYAGSSTVVSSLWKVDDMATSHLMTEFYSALKATNKQEALRRAQLKTKEKYGHPFFWAAFELTGSAR